A part of Hydrogenobacter sp. T-8 genomic DNA contains:
- a CDS encoding rod shape-determining protein, which yields MLGKLANLLGFIASNIGIDLGTANTVVYAQGKGIVLYEPSIVAVDVRSGRVLAVGKEAKEMLGKTPENIQTVRPLRDGVITDFEATKVMLSYFINKAIGGSIFKAKPRVVIGVPSGVTQVEKRAVIDAAKSAGAREVYLIAEPMAAAIGAGLPIEDPIGNMVVDVGGGTTEIAVISLAGIVVSNSIRVAGDEMTEAIIQHVKKKHHLLIGEQTAERAKIELGSAIYEEEERFMEVKGRDITGLPKVVKISNRDVTEALEDVLSSIINAVKSTLERTPPELASDIAERGITLAGGGSLLRNLNVRIERETGIKTNYCEDPITAVARGVGKVLDNIELIRKVSMI from the coding sequence TAATATAGGCATAGACCTCGGCACTGCCAACACGGTGGTTTACGCTCAGGGAAAGGGCATAGTGCTGTATGAACCCTCCATCGTTGCAGTTGATGTGCGTTCTGGTAGAGTTTTGGCGGTAGGTAAAGAGGCAAAGGAGATGCTTGGGAAAACTCCCGAGAATATACAAACTGTTAGACCCCTCAGAGACGGTGTGATAACGGACTTTGAAGCCACTAAGGTTATGCTTTCTTATTTTATAAACAAAGCAATAGGGGGAAGTATATTCAAGGCAAAGCCAAGGGTTGTCATAGGCGTGCCCTCTGGGGTTACACAGGTGGAGAAAAGGGCAGTCATTGACGCTGCAAAAAGTGCAGGAGCGAGAGAGGTCTATCTCATAGCTGAGCCAATGGCCGCTGCCATAGGTGCTGGGCTTCCAATAGAAGACCCTATAGGTAATATGGTAGTAGACGTAGGTGGTGGCACTACAGAGATAGCGGTCATTTCTCTTGCGGGCATAGTGGTTTCCAATTCCATAAGGGTAGCAGGCGATGAGATGACGGAAGCTATAATACAGCATGTTAAGAAAAAACATCATCTCCTTATAGGTGAGCAAACCGCAGAAAGGGCAAAGATAGAGCTTGGCAGTGCCATATACGAAGAAGAGGAAAGGTTTATGGAAGTAAAGGGAAGAGACATAACGGGACTTCCAAAGGTGGTGAAAATAAGCAATAGAGATGTTACAGAAGCCCTTGAGGATGTGCTGTCTTCTATTATAAACGCAGTCAAGTCTACCTTGGAAAGGACACCACCAGAACTCGCTTCTGATATAGCAGAAAGGGGTATAACCTTGGCTGGAGGAGGCTCTCTCCTAAGGAACCTCAATGTGAGAATAGAGCGCGAAACAGGCATAAAGACCAACTACTGCGAAGACCCTATAACTGCAGTAGCCAGAGGGGTGGGAAAGGTTCTTGATAATATAGAGCTGATAAGGAAAGTTTCCATGATATGA